The following coding sequences lie in one Alloacidobacterium dinghuense genomic window:
- a CDS encoding phosphoribosylaminoimidazolesuccinocarboxamide synthase — MPALLETEIGDLVLHARGKVRDLYSVGEFLLLVATDRISAFDHVLATGIPGKGKVLTQISLFWFDFLKDIVPNHLVTADVGEYPEELRAYDDELRDRSMLVKRAQMFPVECVVRGYLSGSGWKDYQATGAVCGIPLPSGLRESDKLPEPIFTPATKSLHGKHDENISFDQMIALVGAKTAQALRHLSLAIYQKASDHAESCGLILADTKFEFGTTAEGIILADEVLTPDSSRFWPRGQYAPGGAQPSFDKQFVRDYLESICWNKQAPAPGLPDDVVKKTQEKYLQAYELLTGKSLSL; from the coding sequence TTGCCAGCTCTTCTCGAAACCGAAATCGGCGATCTCGTTTTGCATGCGCGCGGCAAGGTGCGCGACTTATATTCGGTCGGCGAGTTTCTACTTCTAGTGGCAACCGACCGCATCTCCGCGTTCGATCACGTGCTGGCAACAGGAATTCCCGGCAAAGGGAAAGTCCTGACGCAGATTTCTCTCTTTTGGTTCGATTTCTTAAAGGACATCGTGCCGAACCACCTGGTCACTGCGGATGTCGGCGAGTATCCCGAGGAACTCCGCGCTTACGACGATGAGCTGCGCGATCGCTCCATGCTGGTCAAGCGCGCGCAGATGTTCCCGGTCGAGTGTGTTGTGCGCGGATATCTCTCCGGATCAGGCTGGAAGGATTATCAGGCGACAGGCGCGGTATGCGGCATTCCTTTGCCATCCGGGCTGCGCGAATCGGACAAACTCCCTGAGCCGATTTTTACTCCGGCAACAAAGAGCCTGCACGGCAAGCATGACGAAAATATTTCATTCGATCAGATGATTGCGCTCGTGGGTGCGAAAACTGCGCAGGCGCTGCGCCATTTAAGTCTTGCCATTTATCAAAAAGCGTCTGATCATGCGGAGAGCTGCGGGCTGATTCTTGCTGACACAAAATTCGAGTTTGGAACCACGGCAGAAGGCATCATACTTGCGGACGAAGTATTGACTCCTGATTCGTCGCGCTTCTGGCCCCGTGGTCAATATGCGCCAGGCGGCGCGCAGCCGTCGTTCGATAAACAATTTGTGCGTGATTATCTTGAGAGCATTTGCTGGAACAAGCAGGCGCCGGCGCCCGGCCTGCCCGATGACGTCGTAAAGAAGACGCAGGAAAAATATCTCCAGGCATACGAACTGCTCACTGGAAAATCGCTGTCACTGTAA
- a CDS encoding CvpA family protein has protein sequence MALIDWAIVIILIVSVLSAAKHGFFVEAFSLAGVILGLLLACWNYQKILPWMNGWVHSPGVAEAIAFVAIAIAVMVIAGLAGRLIRWSVRSIGLGWADRFVGAIFGLLKGCVLVTLGVMAIAAFLPQATWLERSRIAPYFLSVAHKASVVTPAQLGERIREGVKMIRDAQPDWLKPNAAIHSGPLQQNQKKPGTYPA, from the coding sequence ATGGCACTGATAGATTGGGCGATAGTCATTATCCTGATCGTCTCTGTACTGAGCGCGGCGAAACATGGATTTTTTGTAGAAGCGTTCTCGCTGGCAGGCGTTATTCTCGGATTGCTCCTTGCCTGTTGGAACTATCAGAAGATTCTCCCGTGGATGAATGGTTGGGTTCATTCCCCGGGAGTAGCCGAAGCGATCGCATTTGTTGCTATTGCAATTGCGGTCATGGTGATTGCAGGACTTGCAGGCCGCCTGATTCGCTGGTCTGTTCGGTCGATCGGGCTGGGATGGGCTGACCGTTTTGTCGGCGCCATTTTCGGCTTGCTGAAGGGATGCGTACTGGTAACGCTGGGCGTAATGGCAATTGCAGCGTTCCTGCCGCAGGCTACTTGGCTTGAGCGATCGAGAATCGCGCCATACTTTTTGTCGGTGGCGCATAAAGCTTCTGTAGTAACTCCCGCTCAACTGGGTGAGCGAATACGGGAGGGTGTAAAAATGATTCGCGACGCACAACCGGACTGGCTAAAGCCGAACGCGGCGATTCATTCTGGGCCCTTGCAACAGAACCAAAAGAAGCCGGGAACATACCCGGCATGA
- a CDS encoding helix-turn-helix domain-containing protein: protein MKRELETLVAAMHTGGITYDEAVREFKRRYLLVVLAHNKGNQCKAAKELGVHRNTLSRIIAELEIDPAQVRNGLKRPPHSERPVFEIKQAVR from the coding sequence GTGAAACGCGAACTGGAAACCCTTGTAGCAGCAATGCATACGGGCGGTATTACCTATGATGAAGCTGTGCGCGAATTCAAGCGCCGTTACCTGCTGGTCGTTCTGGCGCACAACAAGGGAAACCAGTGTAAGGCCGCCAAGGAACTTGGCGTTCATCGCAATACCCTCAGCCGCATCATCGCCGAGCTGGAGATCGATCCAGCCCAGGTCCGCAATGGGCTCAAGCGCCCGCCGCATAGCGAGCGTCCTGTATTTGAGATAAAGCAGGCCGTCCGCTAA
- a CDS encoding HAD family hydrolase, whose protein sequence is MSSTTIDTVLAQAAAGPPSIYIQEGFLWNQQDAYLFDIDGTLLRSRDRIHYESFFESVRAVMGHELVLDGVTLSGNTDPGILYDAFRLAELDPEHWQPMLADVLEHMRTTVAAQRAQMNLQKMPGVDEMLAYLHSKGAALGIGTGNLESIGWLKLEVLGVRHWFTFGGFADNFPVRADMIADAAKQARNLKGADATVCVVGDTPFDIKAAKANQLPTIAVATGHYSFEELMQHQPEVCVSTLAALQAQAVKTTL, encoded by the coding sequence GTGAGCTCCACCACAATCGATACAGTTCTGGCACAAGCAGCGGCGGGTCCCCCCAGCATTTACATTCAGGAAGGGTTTCTCTGGAACCAGCAGGATGCCTATCTCTTTGACATTGACGGCACCCTCCTGCGCAGCCGCGACCGCATTCATTACGAGTCGTTCTTCGAGAGCGTCCGTGCCGTCATGGGCCACGAGCTTGTGCTTGATGGGGTAACCCTCAGCGGCAATACCGATCCCGGCATCCTCTACGATGCCTTCCGTCTCGCCGAGTTGGATCCGGAACACTGGCAGCCGATGCTCGCAGACGTTCTGGAGCATATGCGCACCACGGTTGCAGCCCAGCGCGCCCAGATGAACCTGCAGAAGATGCCCGGTGTCGATGAGATGCTCGCCTATCTGCACAGCAAGGGCGCAGCACTCGGCATCGGGACTGGCAATCTCGAGTCGATTGGTTGGCTCAAGCTGGAGGTGCTGGGCGTACGCCATTGGTTCACCTTCGGCGGCTTCGCCGACAACTTCCCTGTTCGCGCGGATATGATTGCCGATGCCGCGAAGCAGGCGCGCAATCTCAAGGGCGCGGACGCAACCGTGTGCGTGGTCGGGGACACGCCTTTCGACATCAAGGCGGCAAAGGCGAATCAATTGCCCACAATTGCTGTCGCTACCGGACACTACTCCTTCGAAGAACTCATGCAGCATCAGCCCGAGGTCTGTGTCAGCACCCTGGCCGCGCTGCAGGCTCAGGCGGTTAAGACAACGCTATGA
- a CDS encoding type II secretion system protein GspD translates to MKFRRSIVLFIGATLVLVASHSRAQTPKTATDAQAPTAAAEKTVSEHDKNEASKAFVEGAKAIKKDDLREAEKQFARAAELDPGNTNYSTALTIAREHLLTQLVQDASKARLAGHDDNARALLAEAYLIDPNNGIVKQHIDDLARDTQSEDAVLLPSAEEAAPPVQLAPTAGRQSIHIRSAANEVLRQVLTAFGITPTIDSSVKNKIVHFDADDVDFAQAAMMLKLTTDTFFVPLDEKRVLVALDTKDNRAKFEREVLETVYLPGLTATEMSDMANIARNVFEAQQASIRADAHTLTIRAPQARVTALNRTLVDLLDGRSQVLLNLRLFQVARTRMTNIGVQLPQGTTIFNVPTEVNQIIQANESAAQQVVAQGLAPAGDDIAIVAVLIATGVVSGTVFNQPFALFGGGITQSGLTLNQGVTANLALNSSDARVLDQVQLRIQDQEDATLRSGTRYPIITSTYSNLTGTALAIPGVSQAGVSSALQNLGVNTAALQSSAAQTIPQVQYEDLGLTLKATPHIQQNKDVALKVDLKIESLTGQTLNGNPILTSQEYTGNVTLLQGESAMVVTNLTRQQSAAVSGIPGLSELPGFQSTTNKNNDVDVSKLVILITPQIVRLSHTKPASNLVMLPVHP, encoded by the coding sequence ATGAAGTTCCGCCGCAGCATTGTTTTGTTCATAGGCGCGACACTTGTGCTCGTTGCCTCACACTCCCGCGCACAGACACCCAAGACTGCCACGGATGCGCAGGCACCAACGGCTGCCGCGGAAAAGACGGTTTCCGAACACGACAAGAACGAAGCCTCAAAGGCGTTTGTGGAAGGGGCAAAGGCCATCAAGAAAGACGATCTCCGTGAAGCGGAAAAACAATTTGCGCGCGCTGCGGAGCTCGACCCCGGCAATACGAATTATTCCACCGCACTGACGATCGCACGGGAGCACCTACTCACTCAGCTTGTCCAGGACGCGAGCAAAGCCCGCCTGGCCGGACATGATGACAACGCGCGAGCACTCCTTGCGGAAGCCTATCTCATCGACCCGAACAACGGCATCGTAAAGCAACACATCGACGACCTCGCGCGTGATACGCAATCAGAGGACGCAGTTCTGTTGCCGTCCGCTGAAGAAGCGGCTCCGCCCGTACAACTCGCACCAACCGCGGGCCGGCAGAGCATTCATATACGCAGCGCCGCCAACGAAGTGTTGCGCCAGGTGCTGACCGCCTTCGGCATTACGCCCACGATTGATTCTTCTGTAAAAAATAAAATCGTTCACTTCGACGCCGATGACGTTGACTTTGCGCAGGCGGCGATGATGCTCAAGCTGACCACGGACACATTTTTCGTGCCGCTGGATGAAAAGCGCGTTCTCGTTGCGCTGGATACAAAGGACAATCGCGCCAAATTCGAGCGCGAAGTGTTGGAGACGGTCTATCTTCCCGGCCTGACAGCGACCGAGATGAGCGACATGGCAAACATTGCCCGCAATGTATTTGAGGCGCAGCAGGCTTCCATTCGCGCGGACGCGCACACCCTCACCATCCGCGCGCCTCAGGCCCGCGTCACGGCCTTGAACCGCACGCTCGTCGATCTGCTCGATGGCCGCAGCCAGGTTCTGCTCAATTTGCGCCTCTTTCAAGTGGCTCGCACGCGCATGACGAATATCGGCGTACAGCTTCCCCAAGGGACGACGATCTTCAACGTGCCTACCGAAGTCAATCAGATCATTCAAGCCAATGAGAGCGCGGCGCAGCAGGTCGTTGCCCAAGGTCTCGCTCCTGCCGGAGATGATATTGCCATCGTCGCTGTTCTTATAGCGACTGGAGTGGTCTCCGGTACCGTCTTCAATCAGCCGTTTGCTCTCTTCGGTGGCGGAATTACCCAAAGTGGTTTGACGTTGAACCAGGGCGTAACCGCAAATCTCGCTCTCAATTCATCGGATGCGCGCGTCCTCGACCAGGTACAACTGCGTATTCAGGACCAGGAAGACGCCACGCTTCGCAGCGGCACCCGCTATCCCATCATTACCTCTACCTATTCCAATCTTACTGGAACAGCTCTCGCCATCCCCGGTGTATCGCAGGCAGGAGTGTCCAGCGCGCTCCAGAATCTGGGCGTCAACACGGCCGCATTGCAGAGTTCAGCAGCCCAGACGATCCCGCAGGTGCAGTACGAGGACCTGGGGCTGACGCTGAAGGCAACGCCTCACATTCAGCAGAACAAAGATGTAGCGCTTAAGGTCGATCTGAAGATTGAATCGCTGACCGGTCAAACGCTTAACGGCAACCCGATTCTTACCAGTCAGGAGTACACGGGCAATGTAACGCTTCTGCAAGGTGAGAGCGCGATGGTGGTCACCAATCTGACACGTCAACAGAGCGCCGCCGTCAGCGGAATCCCCGGACTCAGCGAGCTACCTGGTTTTCAATCGACGACCAACAAGAACAACGATGTGGACGTTTCAAAGCTGGTAATTCTGATCACTCCGCAGATCGTGCGCCTGAGTCATACGAAGCCAGCCAGCAATCTCGTGATGCTGCCCGTTCATCCTTAG